The Juglans regia cultivar Chandler chromosome 16, Walnut 2.0, whole genome shotgun sequence nucleotide sequence CATCTTGAGCATCCGCTCCATGACGAGTTCGTACTCGCACTTCTCGTAGGAGTGGCGCTCGGTCTCGCACTTCCAGGGTAGGTATAACTCGGACTGCCTGCACTTGTTGAGAGGGATCAGAAGGTGGGCGCATTGGTCTCTGTATGGAAGCGGGACCTTCGCCTCCACCATTTCAGCCTGCGTTGCGATCATTTTCTTCGAAGATCCCTCCACTTCCATGGCTTTGCTAAATTGTTTCTGTTTGTTTGGAGTGTTCTGGGAATTGTTACTTCGCAGTTCGCTGTATGCTTCGGCTACGCCTGTTCGAGGCTTTTCTACCGAATGGGCGCTTCGCTGGTGTCCTTTGGGCTTGTTTTGGGCTTCGGCTTTTGGTAAATATGCCTTTTATTACCATATATTTGTTTCAATTATTCTGTTTTTactatttgggaaaaaaaaaaaatttatttggaagttcatgtaaaaaatatatgcttCCCTTCTCATATTTTACACTTCTTTGCTGAAAAAGCGCCTTAATCGTATCAAATACAAGAAGTATTCATTGTTTGCAGACTCTATACTATTTTGTGGGATGTGGATGAGTTTTCATCTTCATAATTGTATGTACAATGTTATCCCAGGTTGCATTTTGGCACGGGGGTTTTGCAACGGATAATAATCTTCATAGTTAGCTAACTTTGTCACTTTGAATATTGCGTATGCAAAGAAGATCCAACAACCTTAGGTTTGTCTTACAATGTATAATGATTGGGGTGCATTCGTTGTTGCATGCTATGATTGATAAAGATTGTCAGGCTAAAAGATCCACTAGGGCtaagtaaaaatttgaaaatcttattCCGAATCCAATTCCATTCTAACTCTGACATAATGTaattggagttggagtcggagtcggagttgttgTTTGGCTGACTCTGACTCTGATCTGATCTGACTTTAtgctccaactccaactccgactttgCCATCTAACTTCGACTCCGACatattgtacatatattataaaaatatataattatctatacatttatcatatatactattatagttatatagttatataattagattttatatagttaaattcaataatatgctagtatgagctaattattataaaataatatatttatactataaaaaatagactaataataatttagtatatataaacatcatagtattacaaccatacataatcaagtatataaataagttagacactaatattgaaataagtctaatatactaagttaataataaataatactaatttactaaagtctaatcacatgtaattagacactataaataagtttagtataaaaataagttataaataagttagatactcgtataatataataacatgtaatattatagtatagaaataagtctaatataataagttaataacacataatactatagtataataacatgtatttagacactagaaataatatgtaatactatagtatgataacgTGTAATTAGAACTATAGTACCATAAGTCTAAtacaaaaataagttagatattagtatagaacTAAATCAGCCataaatgatttagttttagtttttaattttttaaaaaattaaaatttgaaagctaataaaaaattcctttttaaaaatgagataaatatgaagctaaaaacaaatcttaaaaaatttcaaatccgACTCTACTTTGACTCTGTTTCGACACGTCGGAATCGGATCAGAGTCTACACAAATTGGAGTCGGAGTTAAGATTTGAACTCTGACTAAGTCGATGCTCACCCTTAAGATCCACCATGAGATAAGGGCTCTTGTGGCATTGACAaggaaatattaataagtttctCTAATGTAAAATTGAATTCTAAATAATGAACCTGTTTTGCACCGCTGCTAACCGACTCAGTCAACCTGTACTACAAGAAACGTAAGGGCTCAGTGGGTagtgtaacaacccgatcctaaattaggccataaaattatttttatgtattttcatattattttaataattatattattgttattattatactattatcgttttatcaaattatatgtCTTTAATAAGTTGCTCATTTTTAATCTagattattattactattatgattattattatttatttatatgataaatGTAGTTAAATGCTTTAAACTGTTGTCATGTTCTCCATCTCTTCTCTGATCCATAACCGACTCCAACTAAGCACGTTGATCACCCTCTCTCATCTTTAAATCTCATATTCTCCCTCGATAGCACTATCCATGCAACAACCTTCATGAAACTGCCCAACAACCAAACCGACAATGCTACAACAACCAACCCGCAAACCACCACCTCACAGTGCCGAGCCCTCTCGTTCACCACAAAAACCACCACACATGGCATTTCCCATGAACCTAGCTTCTCCCTTGTCGATGGAAGACATCATGTAACAGCCCGcaagaaattcattggtggaatttttattgactttaggaatcttgtgaaaaccccataagtttttacgaatcgaccaatcgcataggttttagtctgtcaacatagtcagtgttatcactcactatgctgctagaaatatgagttttatttatttgaggtggttagaagtgtcagaatgcattaacgtccacgccattagactcagtggattatttagaattttatgacgcaatatcctattttcataattccggatgaaacgtctgttggaaattatgaaattatttttagggacacttcga carries:
- the LOC108993476 gene encoding NADH dehydrogenase [ubiquinone] 1 beta subcomplex subunit 7-like, translating into MEVEGSSKKMIATQAEMVEAKVPLPYRDQCAHLLIPLNKCRQSELYLPWKCETERHSYEKCEYELVMERMLKMQKIREEEAKLKQQQTKKQPFPLIPKTAQAS